The Kroppenstedtia pulmonis genome has a segment encoding these proteins:
- a CDS encoding molybdopterin-binding protein produces MKSSLREIHVSQATGMVLAHDLTQVLPGKYKGPLFRKGHVIQEKDMESLLSIGKEHIYVMDLAAGEVHENDAACRIAVSARGKSIRLSSPREGKVNLVAEIDGLLKVNKEAVHGINGVEQAVLSTLFDNTPVKKDQVVAAARVIPLIYPEDRLIKVEAIAEKHGGALVEVRPYQVYKVGVVTTGSEVYHGRIQDRFGPVVQEKVQQYGSMLMGQTLASDDKGMITSQIRAFIDQGADLVLVTGGMSVDPDDRTPGAIAELGAEIISYGTGMLPGSMLMVAYYGTVPVLGLPGCVIHDPYTSFDRVLPRILAGEKMTKQELISWGYGGLHSC; encoded by the coding sequence ATGAAGAGTTCCCTGAGGGAAATCCATGTTTCACAAGCGACAGGAATGGTATTGGCCCATGATTTAACCCAAGTATTGCCGGGAAAATATAAAGGACCGCTTTTTCGGAAGGGGCATGTGATTCAGGAAAAGGATATGGAGTCACTTCTGTCCATTGGTAAAGAACATATTTATGTGATGGACTTGGCGGCGGGAGAAGTTCATGAAAATGACGCTGCCTGTCGCATCGCCGTTTCTGCACGGGGTAAATCGATTCGTTTGAGCTCTCCCCGGGAAGGAAAAGTCAATCTGGTGGCAGAAATAGATGGTCTTCTTAAAGTGAATAAGGAAGCTGTTCATGGTATCAATGGCGTTGAACAGGCGGTTTTGTCCACTCTGTTTGATAATACACCTGTAAAAAAGGATCAAGTGGTGGCAGCAGCCAGAGTGATTCCCCTGATCTATCCCGAAGATCGGCTCATCAAGGTGGAGGCGATCGCCGAAAAGCATGGTGGCGCATTGGTGGAAGTTCGGCCTTACCAGGTTTATAAGGTAGGAGTGGTTACGACTGGGAGTGAGGTGTATCACGGACGGATACAAGACCGTTTTGGGCCGGTGGTACAGGAGAAGGTACAACAATACGGGTCGATGTTAATGGGACAAACATTGGCAAGTGACGATAAAGGAATGATTACTTCACAAATCCGGGCTTTTATCGATCAAGGTGCTGATCTGGTTTTGGTAACAGGAGGGATGTCCGTGGACCCGGATGATCGCACACCGGGTGCCATCGCCGAGTTAGGTGCGGAAATCATCAGTTACGGAACCGGGATGTTGCCGGGATCGATGTTGATGGTAGCTTACTACGGGACGGTTCCTGTGTTGGGTTTGCCGGGATGTGTGATTCATGATCCTTATACATCCTTTGACCGGGTATTGCCCCGGATCTTGGCCGGGGAAAAAATGACGAAACAAGAGCTTATCTCTTGGGGGTATGGGGGACTTCACTCCTGTTAG
- a CDS encoding helix-turn-helix domain-containing protein: MAHLTNSELGEIIRKVRKDRGLRLEDVADDNISPATISNIERGISHVNTSKTMYLLNKLDLKMEDLPKMIHQQKDSWKKTQFRLQYIESSLDLGDVQKGKDQLDALKLDDTNPYVPTYEYLKGKYYTKLSRWKQAERFYFNAIRLYHQSSLDNIEAASFNDLGVCSYFQNDLEQALQYTESGLHAFQPGNGREYNQYILLCNKAVYLEKLSRIEEANQVVHEAWEDIHKINKIAVVLNLYELRAKLYRKTKVFNQGIAYAKEGIELARINNQYQRGFDLWTVLGDIYLVTREWEEAEYCFQMALSLKDRFQYNNAVISTYTHYGILYMKQSKWKQAEEMLSQAIQLGEKNDFAFRLTFALMVMGDCQKAQNHIHEAISSYQKSLELAKKYHYENRQRQVLNRLAQCVEGKNQQEFLMYLDNLYQVEKAIQEEEAFHYEELD; encoded by the coding sequence ATGGCCCACTTAACGAATAGTGAACTGGGTGAAATTATCAGAAAGGTGCGAAAGGATCGCGGTCTGCGTCTGGAAGATGTAGCCGATGACAACATTTCCCCAGCCACCATCAGTAACATTGAAAGAGGGATTTCCCATGTCAATACTTCCAAAACCATGTACCTCCTAAATAAACTGGATTTAAAAATGGAAGATCTGCCTAAGATGATTCATCAACAAAAAGATTCATGGAAAAAAACACAGTTTCGGTTGCAATATATTGAATCATCCTTGGACTTGGGGGATGTACAGAAAGGAAAAGATCAACTGGATGCACTGAAGTTAGATGACACTAACCCTTATGTTCCCACCTATGAATACCTCAAAGGAAAATACTACACAAAACTATCCCGATGGAAACAGGCAGAACGTTTCTATTTCAATGCCATTCGCCTTTATCATCAATCATCCCTTGACAATATTGAAGCCGCCAGTTTTAACGATTTAGGTGTTTGCTCTTATTTTCAAAATGATCTGGAACAGGCCCTGCAGTATACAGAAAGCGGCTTACATGCCTTTCAACCGGGGAATGGTCGGGAGTACAATCAGTATATATTGCTTTGCAACAAAGCCGTTTATCTGGAAAAACTGAGTCGAATTGAAGAAGCCAATCAAGTGGTTCATGAAGCATGGGAAGACATCCATAAAATCAATAAGATCGCCGTTGTACTCAACTTGTATGAACTTCGAGCCAAACTTTACAGAAAAACAAAAGTGTTCAATCAGGGGATTGCCTATGCAAAAGAAGGGATTGAACTGGCCCGGATCAACAACCAATATCAACGAGGCTTTGATTTGTGGACAGTATTGGGGGACATTTATTTGGTTACCCGGGAATGGGAAGAAGCTGAGTATTGCTTTCAAATGGCACTGTCGTTAAAAGATCGGTTCCAATATAACAATGCTGTCATATCCACTTATACACATTACGGCATTCTGTATATGAAACAATCCAAGTGGAAACAAGCCGAAGAAATGCTTTCCCAAGCTATTCAACTGGGAGAAAAAAACGATTTTGCTTTTCGTCTTACGTTTGCGCTTATGGTTATGGGGGATTGCCAAAAAGCGCAAAATCATATCCATGAAGCCATCTCCTCGTATCAAAAATCCCTGGAATTGGCGAAAAAATATCACTATGAAAACCGCCAGCGCCAAGTATTAAACCGACTGGCTCAATGTGTAGAAGGAAAAAATCAGCAGGAGTTTTTAATGTATTTGGATAATTTATATCAAGTGGAGAAAGCCATACAAGAAGAGGAGGCGTTTCATTATGAAGAACTGGATTAA
- a CDS encoding ABC-F family ATP-binding cassette domain-containing protein: MSILQVTHVDKSFGGTVVVQGVHMKVEERERVGLIGPNGAGKSTLLKLITSQLDPDHGEIHRSKNARIGYLAQENSWDSHLSIWEEILTPFHGLKEMEKELRHLEEKMGEEGVLADEQRYQGVLTRYAQLQERFEQAGGYSYEAQAKGALNGLGLGGLNWEKTPVHSLSGGQKTRLSLAKLLLEQPDLLILDEPTNYLDMEALNWLEKTLETYPGALLVVSHDRYFLNRIVTILYEVDRNRVTRYKGNYTDYVRQREEMLTRWEKSYEQQQSEIKRMEDFVQRNLVRASTTKRAQSRRKALERMEKIERPPSEREQAAIRFAPAVTSGRQVMETVGLSIGYDSQASLIQSCSLKLERGDRIALIGPNGAGKTTLLKTLAGILPPLSGNLIWGTGVHSDYYEQEQEGLNLEATVLEEIWNAHPKLDQTTLRSYLGQFLFQGEEVFKKVADLSGGEKARLSLVKRLLNRGNLLLMDEPTNHLDMESKERLEEALEGFTGTLLFVSHDRYFINRLAHQIWEVKDRQIIPFDGNYDAYLARKQEEEAPTEQDPGKQSYTEEVRLQRQREREERNRQEESTRLEEEIQQLEEEIASLQAELCQPEIYSVPEKSLPRQQRLTELEPLLAEKTERWVEITE, from the coding sequence ATGTCGATATTGCAAGTGACCCATGTGGATAAATCATTTGGAGGAACGGTAGTTGTACAGGGCGTGCACATGAAGGTGGAAGAGAGGGAGCGAGTCGGATTAATCGGTCCCAACGGTGCCGGAAAATCCACCTTACTAAAGTTGATTACCTCTCAACTGGACCCGGATCACGGAGAAATTCACCGTTCCAAAAACGCCCGGATCGGCTATCTGGCACAGGAAAACAGTTGGGACTCCCATTTATCGATCTGGGAGGAAATCCTTACCCCTTTCCATGGATTGAAAGAAATGGAAAAAGAGTTGCGCCACTTGGAAGAAAAAATGGGGGAAGAAGGAGTGCTGGCAGACGAACAGCGCTACCAAGGGGTGTTGACCCGGTACGCCCAGCTTCAGGAACGTTTTGAACAGGCAGGAGGTTACAGCTATGAAGCCCAGGCAAAGGGGGCATTAAACGGTTTGGGACTGGGTGGACTGAACTGGGAGAAAACCCCGGTTCACTCCCTGAGTGGTGGACAAAAAACCCGTCTTTCCCTGGCCAAACTACTGTTGGAACAACCGGATCTGCTGATCTTGGATGAGCCGACCAACTATCTGGATATGGAAGCCCTGAACTGGCTGGAAAAGACCTTGGAAACCTATCCCGGTGCCCTGTTGGTGGTGTCCCATGACCGCTACTTTCTGAATCGGATTGTTACCATCCTCTACGAAGTGGACCGGAACCGGGTTACTCGCTACAAAGGAAATTACACCGATTATGTGAGACAACGGGAAGAAATGCTGACCCGTTGGGAAAAGTCGTATGAGCAACAGCAAAGTGAAATCAAACGAATGGAGGACTTTGTTCAACGTAATTTGGTTCGAGCATCCACCACCAAACGGGCCCAGAGCCGCCGTAAAGCACTGGAGCGGATGGAAAAAATAGAGCGTCCCCCCTCTGAACGGGAGCAAGCCGCCATTCGCTTTGCACCTGCCGTTACCAGCGGACGTCAGGTGATGGAAACAGTGGGGTTGTCTATTGGTTACGATTCCCAGGCCTCTTTGATCCAATCCTGCTCTCTTAAACTGGAACGGGGGGACCGAATCGCTTTAATTGGACCCAACGGGGCAGGAAAGACCACGTTGTTAAAAACCCTGGCAGGAATCCTCCCCCCTCTATCCGGTAATCTGATTTGGGGGACTGGTGTCCACTCGGACTACTATGAGCAGGAACAGGAAGGACTCAACCTGGAAGCCACGGTACTGGAGGAAATTTGGAATGCCCATCCCAAACTGGATCAGACAACCCTGCGTTCCTATCTGGGGCAGTTTCTGTTTCAGGGGGAAGAAGTATTTAAAAAAGTGGCTGACCTGAGTGGTGGAGAAAAAGCACGTTTGTCTCTGGTAAAGCGTCTGCTGAACCGTGGTAATCTCCTGTTGATGGATGAACCCACCAACCACCTGGATATGGAGAGCAAGGAGCGACTGGAGGAAGCATTGGAGGGATTTACGGGGACATTGCTCTTCGTCTCCCACGACCGCTATTTTATCAATCGGTTGGCCCATCAAATTTGGGAGGTAAAGGATCGTCAGATTATTCCCTTCGACGGAAACTATGACGCCTATCTGGCAAGAAAACAGGAAGAAGAAGCCCCCACTGAACAAGATCCCGGTAAACAGTCCTATACGGAAGAAGTTCGCCTGCAACGGCAACGGGAGCGGGAAGAACGAAATCGGCAGGAAGAGTCCACCCGATTGGAAGAAGAGATTCAACAGCTGGAAGAAGAGATCGCCTCTCTTCAGGCAGAGCTTTGTCAGCCTGAAATATACAGCGTTCCGGAGAAAAGCCTTCCCCGTCAGCAGCGCCTGACCGAGTTGGAACCTCTGCTGGCGGAAAAAACAGAGCGTTGGGTGGAGATCACAGAGTAG
- a CDS encoding serine hydrolase domain-containing protein, which produces MKSNLSKIAKNTIRVQQPKPSDCWSVALYDQGEEWMGSYTGQDLEEHDSQSLYEIGSITKVFTGLLLAHEVSKGTVKLTDFVHSFFKDQLNAKEGKMTLEHLATHTSGLPRLPIRMTWRLLLPKSFYKTYKQNPYRAYGETELIQDLKTHISDPISETPSYSNFGYALLGYILTIKRKQSFDEAVRDVISSSLGLKETGYSLPAELKARLLQGFDHQGNPVPHWEYNVFAGAGALRSSAGDLLRFLKGNLVPPATLKEAIPLSHQVRVKVSDGLSACLGWQKNENTGWLGHNGETAGFSSFMALHQKKEQAIIVLCNRERGGVEEAAKALAEAL; this is translated from the coding sequence ATGAAATCCAATTTATCGAAAATAGCGAAAAATACGATCCGTGTCCAACAACCCAAACCTTCAGACTGTTGGAGTGTTGCTTTGTATGATCAAGGTGAAGAATGGATGGGCTCTTACACAGGTCAAGACTTGGAGGAGCATGATTCACAATCATTATATGAGATTGGGTCCATTACAAAGGTGTTTACAGGGTTGCTACTTGCCCATGAAGTGTCCAAAGGTACAGTGAAGCTGACTGATTTTGTCCATTCCTTTTTTAAGGATCAACTGAATGCCAAAGAAGGGAAGATGACATTGGAACATTTAGCAACCCATACCTCAGGGTTGCCCCGTCTACCCATTCGTATGACATGGAGATTGTTACTTCCAAAATCATTTTATAAAACTTATAAACAAAATCCGTACCGTGCATATGGGGAAACGGAACTGATTCAAGATCTTAAGACCCACATCAGCGATCCAATATCCGAAACCCCCAGTTATTCCAATTTTGGCTATGCCTTATTGGGATATATTTTAACAATCAAACGAAAACAATCCTTTGATGAAGCTGTTAGGGATGTCATCTCTTCCTCACTGGGGTTAAAAGAAACGGGATATTCCCTTCCAGCTGAGCTGAAAGCAAGGTTATTACAAGGATTTGATCATCAAGGGAATCCGGTGCCCCACTGGGAATATAACGTTTTTGCCGGTGCAGGAGCCCTTCGTTCCTCAGCTGGAGATCTGTTGCGATTTTTGAAAGGGAATCTTGTTCCGCCTGCCACATTAAAGGAGGCCATTCCGTTATCCCATCAAGTTCGAGTGAAAGTCTCTGACGGGCTGTCTGCTTGTTTGGGGTGGCAAAAAAACGAAAATACCGGATGGCTTGGGCACAATGGAGAAACGGCGGGGTTCAGCAGCTTTATGGCACTTCACCAGAAAAAAGAACAGGCTATCATTGTTCTATGTAATCGGGAAAGAGGAGGGGTAGAGGAGGCTGCTAAAGCATTGGCGGAAGCGTTATGA
- a CDS encoding redox-sensing transcriptional repressor Rex, with product MSEQKIPQVTAKRLPLYYRYLEKLHAIGKKRVSSAQLSDALQIDPATIRRDFSYLGELGKKGYGYNVNYLLQFLRDFLRQDEVTNVVLVGVGHLGTALLGYNFYRSHNTKIVAGFDVDSGKVGKEVDGIPVYSMSRFSEVRELHQVEVAILTVPASVAQPTTNQIVDAGVRGILNFTPARLTVPSHVRMHNIDLTIELQTLIYFLKHFPVDEEDLLDFPEGEKG from the coding sequence ATGTCAGAGCAAAAAATACCGCAAGTTACAGCCAAGCGTTTACCACTGTATTATCGATATTTGGAGAAACTGCATGCCATCGGGAAAAAGAGAGTTTCCTCCGCTCAGCTCAGCGATGCCCTGCAAATAGATCCGGCAACAATCCGGCGGGACTTTTCTTACCTGGGGGAGTTGGGTAAAAAAGGATACGGCTACAATGTCAATTATCTGTTGCAGTTTTTGCGTGACTTTCTTCGTCAGGATGAAGTAACCAATGTGGTGCTGGTAGGTGTGGGCCACCTGGGAACCGCTTTGTTGGGTTACAACTTTTATCGGAGTCACAACACGAAAATTGTGGCGGGATTTGATGTTGATTCGGGGAAAGTCGGCAAAGAAGTGGATGGGATACCGGTTTATTCCATGTCTCGTTTTTCGGAAGTACGGGAGTTGCATCAAGTGGAGGTGGCGATCCTCACAGTCCCTGCCTCAGTGGCTCAGCCGACTACCAATCAGATTGTAGATGCCGGCGTTCGGGGTATCCTGAACTTTACTCCGGCTCGTTTGACAGTTCCTTCCCATGTACGCATGCATAATATTGACCTGACCATCGAACTACAAACCCTGATTTACTTCCTGAAGCATTTTCCCGTGGATGAAGAGGATCTCCTTGACTTTCCAGAAGGAGAAAAAGGATAG
- a CDS encoding 5-formyltetrahydrofolate cyclo-ligase, with protein MNRKKDLRKRMLEQRNQLEPAQAEEMSVAICKGIEAHPHFKQAQTVLMYMPFRGEVDVRPLMESAWQKGKRVILPKSVPEDHSLRLLRADNLEELVPGAYGILEPVEEEGRHINPEELDLAVVPGVAFDQKRYRLGYGGGYYDRFLTTYGTKLYRIGAAFPFQVTDTVYPEAHDQQMDDVVTGNSTS; from the coding sequence ATGAATCGGAAAAAAGACCTGCGGAAACGGATGTTGGAACAACGCAATCAGTTGGAACCTGCCCAGGCAGAGGAGATGTCTGTGGCGATTTGCAAGGGCATCGAGGCCCACCCCCACTTTAAACAGGCTCAAACGGTATTGATGTACATGCCCTTTCGGGGGGAAGTGGATGTGCGTCCCTTGATGGAATCTGCCTGGCAAAAGGGAAAAAGAGTGATTTTGCCCAAGTCGGTTCCAGAGGATCATTCCCTGCGTCTGTTACGTGCTGACAACTTGGAAGAGTTGGTACCAGGGGCATATGGTATCTTGGAACCCGTGGAAGAGGAGGGCAGACACATAAACCCGGAGGAACTGGACCTGGCTGTCGTTCCCGGTGTTGCCTTTGATCAAAAGAGGTATCGTTTAGGGTACGGAGGGGGCTATTATGACCGTTTCCTGACAACATATGGAACAAAATTATACCGGATCGGTGCCGCCTTTCCCTTTCAGGTTACAGACACCGTCTATCCGGAAGCCCACGATCAGCAGATGGACGATGTGGTGACAGGAAATTCAACGAGCTAA